Proteins encoded in a region of the Oryctolagus cuniculus chromosome 10, mOryCun1.1, whole genome shotgun sequence genome:
- the LOC100359042 gene encoding large ribosomal subunit protein eL32: MAALRPLVKPKIVKKRTKKFIRHQSDRYVKIKRNWRKPRGIDNRVRRRFKGQILMPNIGYGSNKKTKHMLPSGFRKFLVHNVKELEVLLMCNKSYCAEIAHNVSSKNRKAIVERAAQLAIRVTNPNARLRSEENE; this comes from the coding sequence ATGGCCGCCCTCAGACCCCTGGTGAAGCCCAAGATCGTCAAAAAGAGGACCAAGAAGTTCATCCGCCACCAGTCGGACCGCTATGTCAAGATTAAGCGTAACTGGCGGAAACCCAGAGGCATTGACAACAGGGTGCGGAGAAGATTCAAGGGCCAGATCTTGATGCCCAACATTGGCTACGGGAGCAACAAGAAGACCAAGCACATGCTGCCCAGCGGCTTCCGGAAGTTCCTGGTCCACAACGTCAAGGAGCTGGAGGTGCTGCTGATGTGCAACAAATCCTACTGTGCAGAGATTGCTCACAACGTCTCCTCCAAGAACCGCAAAGCCATTGTGGAGAGAGCGGCCCAGCTGGCCATCAGGGTCACCAACCCCAACGCCAGGCTGCGCAGTGAAGAAAATGAGTAG